In the Sarcophilus harrisii chromosome 3, mSarHar1.11, whole genome shotgun sequence genome, one interval contains:
- the LOC116422111 gene encoding olfactory receptor 51F2-like isoform X1 — MTTLNNTSSQPVIFLLTGIPGLGASQIWISLPICLLYVIALSGNSMILFVVIREQSLHEPMYYFLSMLSATDLGLTICTLSTTLGVFWFNKREINLDSCISQMFFLHSLTFMESGVLLAMAFDRFVAICAPLHYATILTSTKIVQIGVALVVREIAIMTPVVLLLKRLSFCQSNVLSHSYCYHVNVIKLACNDNRINSIMGLFAIFLTTGIDCPCILISYVMIIRSVLNIASPEERHKAFNTCVSHISAVAIFYIPLVSLSLVHRYGRKAPPFVHTMMANIFLLIPPVLNPIIYSVKTKQIRRAIIKIVYSKE; from the exons ATGACAACTCTCAATAACACCAGTTCCCAGCCAGTTATTTTTTTGTTGACTGGAATTCCTGGCCTTGGAGCATCTCAAATCTGGATATCTCTTCCAATCTGCCTCCTATATGTCATTGCCCTCTCAGGGAACAGCATGATTCTGTTTGTAGTGATCCGTGAACAGAGTCTCCATGAACCCATGTACTATTTCCTTTCCATGCTCTCAGCCACTGACCTGGGTCTGACTATTTGCACACTCTCTACCACACTGGGAGTTTTCTGGTTTAATAAAAGAGAGATTAACCTGGATTCTTGCATCTCTCAAATGTTTTTCCTCCATTCACTAACATTCATGGAATCTGGTGTACTCCTAGCCATGGCCTTTGACCGGTTTGTGGCAATTTGTGCTCCACTTCATTATGCTACcattttaaccagtaccaaaatTGTTCAAATTGGTGTAGCCTTGGTTGTAAGAGAAATTGCAATCATGACTCCAGTGGTACTGCTTCTCAAAAGGCTGTCATTTTGTCAGTCAAATGttctttctcactcttattgCTACCATGTGAATGTAATCAAGCTGGCATGCAATGACAACAGGATCAACAGCATCATGGGACTTTTTGCCATCTTTTTAACAACAGGTATTGACTGCCCTTGTATTCTTATATCCTATGTCATGATCATCCGCTCCGTGCTCAATATTGCCTCCCCTGAGGAACGACACAAGGCTTTTAACACATGTGTCTCTCATATTAGTGCAGTTGCTATTTTCTATATTCCCCTTGTCAGTCTGTCTCTTGTGCACAGATATGGTCGGAAGGCACCCCCTTTCGTCCACACCATGATGGCCAATATTTTCCTCCTTATCCCACCTGTTCTTAACCCCATCATTTACAGTGTGAAAACCAAACAGATTCGCAGGGCTATTATTAA AATTGTTTATAGTAAAGAATGA
- the LOC116422111 gene encoding olfactory receptor 51F2-like isoform X2 translates to MTTLNNTSSQPVIFLLTGIPGLGASQIWISLPICLLYVIALSGNSMILFVVIREQSLHEPMYYFLSMLSATDLGLTICTLSTTLGVFWFNKREINLDSCISQMFFLHSLTFMESGVLLAMAFDRFVAICAPLHYATILTSTKIVQIGVALVVREIAIMTPVVLLLKRLSFCQSNVLSHSYCYHVNVIKLACNDNRINSIMGLFAIFLTTGIDCPCILISYVMIIRSVLNIASPEERHKAFNTCVSHISAVAIFYIPLVSLSLVHRYGRKAPPFVHTMMANIFLLIPPVLNPIIYSVKTKQIRRAIIKHFIRIGNQI, encoded by the coding sequence ATGACAACTCTCAATAACACCAGTTCCCAGCCAGTTATTTTTTTGTTGACTGGAATTCCTGGCCTTGGAGCATCTCAAATCTGGATATCTCTTCCAATCTGCCTCCTATATGTCATTGCCCTCTCAGGGAACAGCATGATTCTGTTTGTAGTGATCCGTGAACAGAGTCTCCATGAACCCATGTACTATTTCCTTTCCATGCTCTCAGCCACTGACCTGGGTCTGACTATTTGCACACTCTCTACCACACTGGGAGTTTTCTGGTTTAATAAAAGAGAGATTAACCTGGATTCTTGCATCTCTCAAATGTTTTTCCTCCATTCACTAACATTCATGGAATCTGGTGTACTCCTAGCCATGGCCTTTGACCGGTTTGTGGCAATTTGTGCTCCACTTCATTATGCTACcattttaaccagtaccaaaatTGTTCAAATTGGTGTAGCCTTGGTTGTAAGAGAAATTGCAATCATGACTCCAGTGGTACTGCTTCTCAAAAGGCTGTCATTTTGTCAGTCAAATGttctttctcactcttattgCTACCATGTGAATGTAATCAAGCTGGCATGCAATGACAACAGGATCAACAGCATCATGGGACTTTTTGCCATCTTTTTAACAACAGGTATTGACTGCCCTTGTATTCTTATATCCTATGTCATGATCATCCGCTCCGTGCTCAATATTGCCTCCCCTGAGGAACGACACAAGGCTTTTAACACATGTGTCTCTCATATTAGTGCAGTTGCTATTTTCTATATTCCCCTTGTCAGTCTGTCTCTTGTGCACAGATATGGTCGGAAGGCACCCCCTTTCGTCCACACCATGATGGCCAATATTTTCCTCCTTATCCCACCTGTTCTTAACCCCATCATTTACAGTGTGAAAACCAAACAGATTCGCAGGGCTATTATTAAGCATTTCATTAGGATAGGGAACCAGATATGA